TTCCACGTCGGGAAATTTATGGCACCCAGCCTGTATATTTTCGCAAATCCAACACCACATCCCACCAACCAcccccatcccccttccAGTTCTTTTGCCCAGCCAAATTAACCCCGCCAACTATAAGGTCAAGTGCCATTCGATTGCCTTTGTGGTTTTACACGCCGCCAATGgaaccctaaccctaaccctaaccctaaccctcACTCGTGTACCCTTACCCGTGCACCCTCACCCCTGTACCCTTacccgtgtaccctcacccgtgtaccctcacccgtgtaccctcacCCGTGCACCCTCACCCGTGCACCCTCACCCCTGTACCCTAACACGTgtaccctcacccgtgtaccctcacCCGTGCACCCTCACCCCTGTACCCTAACACGTGTACCCTCGCCCGTgtaccctcacccgtgtACCGTCACCCCTGTACCCTTACCCGTGTACCCTTacccgtgtaccctcacccgtgtaccctcacccgtgtaccctAACCCCTAACCGTGGCTCTGGTACTTTTCCTGGCCACAGTtatgggaggaggagggatgCTAGTATGATGGTGTGGAGGAAATATCGCGAAACTTGGCTTTATATTTCATCATCGGACCTGCTATGTACGGTGAGTGGAATGCTCTCGGGAGAACTGCGGAGGCGATGCATGGATGTTGCTTTGCTCAAGCTCAAGCTGTCGTTGTGTCAGAGACTAGAGGGGAAGCCAGCGCACTTTGTGAATAAGCATTGTTGTCTTGTAGGGGAGGTGCATGGCGACCGGGACAAGAAGGGTGCAGACCCAATGCTGCTTAGGAAGGCATAGTGCCGACAGGTAAAGGAAGAAATCAAGCAGGCAAAGGTACATACCAAGGAGCTGAGAAGTTGAGAAGTTTGACTTACATGGGATTACAGCCGTGTTAGATGTCGCCggcagaggaaagggaaggggaaatcAGGTGGCGCAACGAAAGAGGTCTCATGCAGGTTGTACTGTTTTGTGTATCAGGGTGCATGAGAGGGGTTGCGTAATTCGATAGAGTTAAAGCATTGGTGATCAGTAGCTAGAGTACTTTCGCACTGGACAAGATTCTTGTGGTCAAGAGACTCGCATGAAAAAGCAGGAAAAAAATGTACGAAGCACACGGATTAGCCGCGCGCGGGATTTAATGCGACGGTTTCCCGCACTCCGGCTTGAGAAACAGAGATAGCGGGTCCTAGTCAACCAAGTCCTCGTCAGAGCTCCAGTGCGTCTCGTTCATGTCCGCCTCCCATTTTGCCTTAAGCGCCTTTACCCCACAGACTTCCTCAATAAAAAGGGGACTGTTGACGCACCGCAGGAGAAACTCGGTCCCGCCCTCCCTGTACGCGTGCAAAAGCACGTCGGCACAAGCAGTGCAGAAAgggtttctctctccacacaaGTGATACATCGTGTGTGAAAAGACGCTGCCGCGGATCTGCTGCGGAATGACTCCGAGACAGCACCGCCCCTGGTCACTTGCGCCGGCGGCGGATTCACGATAGGCTGGACACCGGAATCTGCTCGGGTGTTGGTACAACTCGGCCAAGAGCTCGACCGCGATTGCGGAAGCAATGGACGACACAGCTGGTCGGGTAACTGTGCACTGCTCATCAAGCGCACGGAAACTGAGGCTGTCTGTTGGTGCTATGATGTCGCTGCAAAAGTAGCATCCCAAGTCGGTGTGAAGTGAGGCAGAGCACTCGACTTCCCCTATGGCATTGGGGCATGAGGTCTGTGCCCGTACGCCGTGACGCATCACCACGTACGTGTCAAAGCCAAGAGCAACGTTGATGACAGGCGTCCCTGTCGCCGCAGCAATGATGGTCGGCATCCAGCGAGCTTCGCGGGAATCAGTGAGGAGGAACACGACGTCGCTGTCGGTGATGAGCTCCTCCAATCTGCGAATTTCGTCCAACGCTTTATCTACCTGAGCCTCATCGATGCGATGTCCTGGCATGTGAATGGTCAAAGGCACTGGGTGCACCACGGCAGATGGGATGATGGTGTGAAtcgcctcggcagcagcgtccaCCTTCGTCTTGCCGCCTTTTGCGGCCTCAAAGGTGAACAGCGACTGCCGCGCCAAGTTGGAGAAGGAGACACGGCCGCGGTCAACCAAGGTGAAGTCACGCACTCCCCACATCAGCAGGTTTCGTGCCACGTTGCAGCCCAgggtgccggtgccgagAAGTAGCGCTTTGCACCCGGCAATCTGATCCAACGCCAGTGATGGCAACACGCGCCACTTCATTAGTTCAAGGTTGAAACGGGAATCACTGTCAGCCCGCTGCACGGAGTTGATGAAGGCGCCCAGTTCCAGGCTCTCGATCTTCTTCTTGCGCCACCCTGCTGCCTTGAGTGAGGGAAACTCCTCTTTCCACCGTACACGAGCCAGGTCGGCGGACGACGCGCCCGTCAGTCGCTCtcgaagagaagcaacgaGCGACTCCTCGAGGGCATCGAACTCCAGGTTTATAAATATACTCTTTTCCGTGCCTCCAGTCCGCAATGCATACAGGCGGAGGGAGATGAGGGACGGCACTGCAAGTCGCAGGCACGTGATCAAGTTGCGCGCCGGCAGACTGACGCCTCCTGCAGTGTCGGAAAAGTCGAAGAAGCACAAGACAACACTGTTACTCTTCGTtgcagtggcagcgacaAAGGCAGATGGTGAAAAGGAAACAAACTCAACGCTGTTGTTGGCGCAGATAGACAGAAACGGGTTGCAGCCCTGCTCAGGTTTCTGACGGAGTAGGTCTGTCCCGTGGCGATGTATCGCCTGCGCAGACTCAGCGGAAAATGGAAGCGCAGGTAATGAGCCCAACACTAGAGAGTCGACGAGCAAAGTGTCCTCGATTGAAATGCATGGAAAAGCCTCACAGTGAAAAAAGCGGTACGCCTTCGCATCAATGTACGTGAACATGCAAAGGGTGGCAAACGGTATCTTGGACCATGcatccgcctcctcttcagcaCTGGCATGCAACGCCACAGCAGGCGCCAACAGCGTCTCCGCCGCAATCGACAGTAGCGCGCTCCGAAAATCCAGCGCATTGAGCTCTTCTGCAAAGTTGAAGGTTTTCACTGTCCCTTGCACTTGCACGTTCACAACCTCGACAGTGTTCTCTTCTGCGGCCTGGGTAAGCTTCGATGGATGCAGACTACCGGCGCTCAGGTGCACCAAGTTTGGCGGAGACAAGAGCACACGATCGGAAACATTCACACGCATAATGCCGGCCAGGGCGGCATGTGGCTCCTTCAGTCTCCACTCGGTGAGCTTGAGCTGCCGGAGTTGCTCCCAGAACCCCACCTCGATGGACAGTTGGAGGTCCGAGAAAGTGAGATGCGGCTTACCTCTCATGGTGCTCATGGCGGTTGAGGACTAAGTTCTACTTtgtgcttcttttctttgcagGGATACTTCTAAGAGCGTGTGTGACTtggctgcagcagagagaagacgagggtATAAAGAAGGTGAATGACACGACGACGGTGGGCAGTGACTAGGTAGAAAAGACATTCAAAAAGTGTTTGGCACGAGCGCAGAGGAATGGCAGTGAGCAGTGCAACTCTATTTTTTCACGGTATAATAAAGAAAAAAGATTTGCGATGCACACGCTCACCGACACACATGGAAAGAcggaagagcagctgcagcgtacACTTATTCCTTTGCCTAAGAGCATCATTTTTCCGAACCAGAGGTTGACATATTGCAAGAAAAAAGTATCACAACGATAGGGAATGGTCAGGCTTATACAACAGGAAAGGTAGGGCGCACTCATTGTGGATGGGTGGAGGTACCACGGAGTCGACTACCAAAAAGGTTGAGAAAGTACAAAAAGCAATCGGAATAGAAAAAACGCATGGTACACCGTGAAAGTATGAACGAACCTGCGCTACGTCTTGCTTCTTGGGTGGAAGCAGCCCCACAGGACGAGGACAAGCAGCGTGTTAGATGGGGAAAGCCACGTCTAGGGAACACAAAAGAGAACCCCGACCCTACAAATCGGTGCAatgcgaaaaggaaaagtagaagagaaaagcgaaaagaggatTAGTTTATATGTACGTGCGTCTGCCTATGTGTGGCGTGAAAGTGAGTGCACAAGGTGCGCATGACGCCGGTGCAGAATGGTCGAAGCTGCATTTACGGAGGGTGATATAGGGTCCTTGAAAACAAATGTACAATTACGCACTCACatggagaaagaaagaagccCTGTATCAGTCTTTTTGCGCAAAGCCGACTTGTGGAAAACAGGAAAGCATCCATGAGCGGCTGCTCGACAAATAATCTTCGCCAGCAAGCGGCTCTTAACTCAGTCGAAGGGCAGGTCATTGGAATCGTGACCAAAAGCAATCCATTACCTCAGATGCCGTGGCGCCTCACCGATAATGAGCTTCACGTTAGCCTTACACGTGTAGTAGCCGAACCACGGGGCAGAGATTGGGCTCTGGCGTTGAAGCATCtgacacccacccacctcacATGGTGTCAGTTGAATGGGAGCGGGCAGCTAAGTGATCGCTGTCACCTCGCTGCCAGTGTAAAGCCGAGTCCCTTGCCGCATCAGTTCCAGAAAGTTGTGGTGGTACACATCCACGATGGTGTGGCGCATTCGAGCGTCGCTGTAGTGCTCGGAGTGCGTGTTGTAGCCGCAAAAGGAGTTGAACCGAAACTGGTAACCAAGCGGCCCCAGCATATCATTGAACCATTGGCGGGCCGCAACCGTCACAAGCAGTGCCTGGAAACTGCAGGCGTCAGCCTTCATTGTAAGATTCCGTTCTTTTGCCCTTCCTGTTGCAGCACAGGAAGCTCTCCATCATCGCCCTCACTACTGCACTGCCGCTTGCAGAATTTAAAAAAAGGCGACATGAGGAAGCTCTCATCAGCTTCTCAGGATTCACGACCAGTCATGCATGGCTGAACAAGTCGCTACACGTAGACAGAAAAGCATTGGCGCTGGGCTCTGATCAAGCCAGGTCACTCAGTGTGAGAAGCTATACTACTTTGCTCCCACACTGCTGACTCTCCAAAGACACCTGGGTTGCGCCCAGTAGCTCTGGGCGGCACTTATCTAAGCAGGTTTAGTGGATGAAGCCTTCACGTCTTGCTACATTTGCAACAGCTTCGTACTTGTGAGCACCGCACGCCGCCAGCACTAAGCGCTCGCGCACAATCTTGAGGACACATAGTTGCTAATTCTATCAgtagagaaaaaagagggacaTAGTAGACCATCATTCCCATCATACTGTAGCCTGTGTTATTCGTTTACAGCATCATGATTCAAGCACGGCTTGCAAGTCCATGCAGGAGCTGAGACGGTGGTAGACACTAGATGAAGCCCATATTCCCCTGTGATGTAGCACCAGCAGGAATGGGGCGATCAAAAACGACAAAAGGGTAGCCTCGTTGCTGAAGGTGTGGTGCAGAGCACCACTGGCAATCATAGCGCTGGCCATAAACAGCCAGCCACTACCCTATGCAGAGTCGGGGCGATGGTGTGCGATGATTGGTTTTGTCTTTGGTGCAGCAGAGTGAAGAATGATACGCAATATAGCCTACAGGATTTGTCTAGAAAAGAACACAGAAAGTGGAATTCGCGTCTCTGTATAGAGTTCTATGGTGAATAACCTTTGCAAACCTCAATGATGGAGAGAAGTTCAAAGAGCAGGCACCCATGGCACCTAAGCGAGAGCGGAAGTGCGACAAACTTAAAAGAGAGAGCTCATATAGGTCATCCTCTCTTTGCTCATGAGTGAGCGGCTGCTGAGCCGAGCTCCTGGTTTTTTTTTATGATGTGGCCCTAAACCCACTGCGTAGAAACAATGAAAGGTGAGAATAAACTACAATGGCATTTGAAAGATTACATTGTGTGTATGGAACTGACTCTGCGCAAGTAAACTGAGCAGACTCTGCTTACTAGCAAAGAGGAACCAAGCCAGACGCAGGGTTGCCTGTCTTACCTATCACAACGTACACGCATGAGAAAGGTGATCGCAGAAAAGATTAATGAAGAACGTTCTTAAGAGACGCACAATATGGTAATTTTTGTACCCGACATGTGGAGCGATCAGCCCACTATTGAGAAGGGAAGAGTCTTAGAGAACATTATAACCAGCTCCTTTTGCCTGAAGCAAATCTGTCAACCGAAAAGGGGTCTGGGGTCGAAAAtgagcttctctctcttcaagATGTCGCTAAGCAGCCCGACTGCAGTCACTTCGACATTGAGACTTCGGTACCCGCGCCCAAGACATATCCAGAGTCCCGGTTACCTCAGTAACTCCCCGATCATCGGCTTTATGTCTGCAATGAGAGGATGGTGGCCATGCTACACACCGCCGATCTGCTTCTCGAGCAGTAAAAACTTGTGCACAATGACCTCTGCCTGCCGATGTTAAGTCTGGTTTGGCAGGGATAGAAGAGACGGGATATCGCCACCCGTCGTGAGACGATTCCCGGCACGCATCGATCCTGCAAACCCCTTCTCCGAATCTATGAAGAAGTGGCTCAATGGCGAGTCATCAGCCAGCTGAAAATGCGTGCACTGAGAACAGTGCCGGATAAAGAGTAACTTGCAcctgaggggggggggaagcacCTTCTCGCACTCGGCGCCAGTAGCTATGAGGATGCCGGAAGGAACGCAATTGCCAGCACTTCTTTCCACAATCCAGACATCCCTTAGGTCCTCTTGGCATGCTTTGATGCTCAGTTTTGGACGCCTGCACGGCAACGATGCCGCTTGAGTAAAACATACTGTGCGCAGTGCCGCGAGAAAACGCTAGGATGAGTTACCTGGGAGGCATCTTTGAAGTTGTGTCCGCATGGGAAGGCACCTGTAAAGATGATGCCTTCCGCGGATACGCTAGCACAGCAAGCCCCATATCAATGCTCACCGCTTGCTGCTCGTCCAGGGACGGCGCCACCGTGTGGATGGGATTTGTGCAACAAAGCTGGAAGTATAGAGACTTTGAGATGAAGGCTTCTGAGGGTGACGCGTTGATGCACTTCCCGAGCCCTGTCACGCATTGTACAGCAAGCACTACAAATGCTTTGCAATTCTTCGCAAAACAATCAGCGAGGTGGTCGTGTTTCATTGCATTTAAGTCGCGTGGAGATTCAATGGGATGGAATAAAAGTTGCTCCGAGCGTTAACTTTTGAGCTCAATTTCAGTGTGATTAAGAAAGTTCGTAGTTACTCAAAGAGGACTACAGGCCCTTGCGCTAAAAGGGACCTGTATTTCTCCATGCGATCTCTCAGCACGGTTCTGTCTGATCAACAACAACTGCTTGGTACCCGCAGTGCTGTACGTATGAAACTGCTGATACCTCTACCATGCCGGGACTGAAGACCATGACGTTCCTGTCATTCTTGAAACTTGCGGACCTGCGAGCCATTTCGAGTTGCAGGGCATTCACATAATCGTGAAGTAAGAGCGCTCGCCTCTCAAAACAACATCTATGTGTGACAATTAGGCAAGGAAGGAGCTGCACAAAACGCCAAGTATCATCTAGTGAGAGTAGAATAAGGTGGGAAAGCTTCTCCACCATCGCTGAGTTGAACCTGGGAATGGAAATGGAAAGCGCTAATACGCGCGCCTGCACTTGCGCTATGTACGAAGCCATACAATATCAATGCTGGTTTCATTTTAGTTTTACGGTGAGCTACTGGCAGGTATAGTGTTGCTGCAAGCATGCACTACTGTTCAGAGACGTGTTATTGGTGAGGTACTGCATTGAAGAAAAAATGCCATGCTAGCGCATAGAGTTTTATCACCGCTTGTTCTGCAGTCATTCTCAACGGACCTGAATCTGGATGTGTGACGCAGTTAATGGCGCACAGTGTTTGTGGAATGTGCTACAGAACTGTTGTGGGCCTCCGGTCCGATGCATTCGATTTGCTCTCGCACCTAGGGCGTAATTCAGTGGACCCTGTGAGACGTGGTTGGTGTGGTTCATAGCTCACATGAGAAAAATGTGGTGAGGTGTATGTcactgccttttttttttcagccATTGGGTTGGCATGAGAGTGAGTTTTAAGGCTACAGTTTGTTACGACTTTGTGTGTGGAGTGGGAGAGGTGCTGTTCCTTCTCTGGTGGTGGGAACACGGGAAGAGGGTGGTTTTGACCGCTTATAAAGTGGCAATCTGATGTATGTGCACTATTCGCTTTCACATGTGCTATTAATTTACCTTGCGAGACTGAATCTGCAATTTCTTGACAgcaaagaagcaaaaaatGAGTTCAAGAAATGATTTTGGTAAAGTGCTCCTAGGTACTTCGTTACTCACTGCTTGAAGTCTGTTCCTCAGCAGGCGCACAAAAGCTCTCGTTTTGAGGGATTGCTGCGGCGTGTATCCGTGAAAGCTCCTGCGAAGATAATTTACTAGGTCCTTGCCCTTTTCCAACGGCTCGCTCTCCTGAAAGCTGTATGCACAAGATTTCGCCTGCTtctttcttgtttttttttctcttttcatccTTGCACTGCCGAACATCACATTGCGACTTCAGTTGGCAGCCACTCTTCAAAGTGCAATGCAGGATAGATTGAGAGAAATTGAGGGCACGCTTGCCCGATCAAAGGAACGTAAAAATACAATCCTGTACAAACTATCAAAGCGgcgacaagaagaagaacggCTTGCAAAGCTAGGTGTGGAAAGGCTTCCGACAAATCCGAGGGAAGTTGATGATGAAAAGGTCATCAAATATGTCCTCTTCAGACTGAAGCAGGAAATCGGCGACAAAACGGCACAGCTACGAGACCCAAAACTGCTTAGCATTGACAAGGACGGTGAGGGTGTTATTCGAGCAAAAAATGCTGAAGTAAATAAACTGCTTTCTCGCAAGTGTCAGTGGGAAGCGCGGCTATCCTTTCTCGCCGGTGAGCCAACTCTGCCGCGCTTGCGCAAGAAGACTTTTTTCGGCTGCGCAAAAGAGCTTCCTGAGGCTTTGGTCACACGAAAGCGTCAGCGTGTAGAGGGTGAGCAGGAGGTGGGAGAAAACGAGGTAGCGAATAGCTCCGATGAAGATGAACTAATCGCAGACCAAGTAGAAACTGAACAGCCTGCAACGCGAGATCAAGACTACCTGGAGAGAGTAGCGTGGCTGGGAACAAGTGCAGCAGATTTGGAGTTGGCTCGGTTCGAGCGTGAGTCGGAAGCGAAAATGCGCACAAAGGAGAATGTAACTGCACCTCGACCTGGCACAAGTGATCTAATACTCTCGTACTGCAAAGATGGAAAACTCATGATTCCAGACGAGGAGCACTTTAAGAGAAAGCTAGTAAACAATCGCAAAAAAGCACTCCAGGAGCGCTTGACTGCCCTTCGCAACAAAAGCTGAATTGTCTTTCTCTGCACTTTTTTAGGGTAAGAAAGTCCTCTGCTGCTATCAACTCTCTCttgagaaacaaaaaaaggggcgAATGTGAGATGTGCTTTGTAAACTTCTCTTGATTCTGCAGCGAGCAGGAGCAGCTTTACTGAGGTCCAAATGAAATTGGTGATCTGTCTCAATGCATGGGAGTTTGAATATATCGCGTCTAAAAGTAGTTCATCACGGCGACTTTAACAGCAACAGTAGTGAGTCTTGCTACTAGATTTTTTCCCGTTGCTGCCGCGTGAAGGTGCACTGAAAAAGCTGCTTCACATCACCCCTATACTTATTTCTCTTTATCTTTGACATACTGACGCAACTTTTTGAGCGAAGAAAGGGCTTCCTTGTCTGTGTCTTCCTTTAGTAGAGGCTTTTtagcctttttttttcgctcccTAACAGCGCTTATTGCACAGTGGTGTTACTGATGAGTTGCCCTTTGTTTTACACACAGCTCGCTGAATCTTGCATTGATTCCCTTACATCACGTGTGTTACAGTGatctgtgtttttttttccccatAGAATGCCCGCTCTTCGAGCAAAGAGAGCACGTCTTGACCACGGACCAAAGCGGCCTATTTGTCGTTTTCTGCTCTCCGATGCGGCAATAGGAAAAGTGACGAAAGACATCTCAGCAGGCACCGATGCTGCTCGTTCAGTGACTCCTAGGGAGTTGGGGAGCGGATCGCCACACGACCCCATTCACCTTCCACTTCGAAAGATTCCAAATGACAACGGATGCTATCATTGCGCCACTGATGAGTGTTGCTGTGTGGAGTTTGAAAAGATCTTATCGAATACCTACGCTCAATTATCAAAGAAGCGTGTCGTTGAGGTGTCTGGTGCGCGACAGCTTTGCGCAAAGTCACTTCTGACACCTTTTGTGTCAAGGCTTGTGCATCTCATGAAGATCACAGAGCAGGATACCTTCTACGATTTTGGATGTGGCAACGGTTCAGTCTTGTTTCAAGTCGCCTGCATGACTGGTGCGaagtgcgtgggtgtggaaGTCAGCACGCACAACGCAGACGTTGCACGCGAAGCCTGGCAAGTGCTGCGGCAGGTACTGGAGCGAAAGTACAAACGTCCGATGCCGACTGTGGAAATTATCACCGCGGATTTGGCTGAACTAATCTCCACCCCTACATACTtcgaggaggaaaagggacaGACAGTTATTCTGATGTCGAATCTTCTTTTCCCGAAGCCCCTGACGCACTTTTTGTCGGAGCGGCTGCGATCTACCCCTGTAGGAACTCGTATCTTATGCTTTGACGATTTGTACCCGCACGCTCGCTCGGTGGCTACGTACAGAGACCCTGTTGCCTTTGAGCTGTTCGACATGAAGGATTATTTGTGGCAAGAGATGAGTGTAGAGTGGTGCTCAATGGAAGGTACGTTCTTCATACACACGCGGAAGTAGTGTTCTTGCTGCACCAGCTGATAACGCGCTGCACGTCACGACTCTCGCTTGCTTGAGAATCTTTCTTTGCTTGCTTAACTGTAtccgctctttttttcttcgtgtgTCGCTTTTACAGTGAGCCgttgttttttctctcctccccctttccttgtACCATGCCTCTTTGAATTGTACATCGGaataaaagaaaaaatggcTATGTGCCATTATTGCACATTAAGAATTTCTGGCGATTCTCTTTTCAGCTAAGAGCTCGCTTTCCTGTTGTGCTGGAGCACAAGGTGTATTCAAATGGTCAATGGAGCAGCTGGCGCCGCAGGTATTGttcatctctcttctctctacctctctcccctaATAGCTTGTCTCGTTGCTAAGGTGCCTCCCCATATTTGGCTGAAGATCTCATTTGAGCTTCCCTCACGTCTCTCGCAAGTCTTTGGTTTacgtgcttttttttcttttgaaCCCAGAGTCGTTCTCTTGGAATTCTACTCAGAGATCATTGAAAGACATCAACCACTTTGTCCCTGTATGTATTTTTTCTCTACCTGTCTCTGTCAATGAAGAGCCAACCCTGGTGGTGACGGGGTCAAGCGCCTACGACATGGAGAGGCCAGAGAGATTTACCGCTactggtggcggcggtctgGTtcctggacggcgctgtGTCGGGGCGACGTGCGACCGTGAACAGCCCTGTGCCATCCATACGAGGGGCAGATTGCCAGCGTGGCTCCAACGCACCCCCACcaggccctcgctgcctagtGGTGTGGGAGTCTGAGGATAAGGCCGTGCTGAGATGGCTGAGCTGTGGCATTGTTGTAACGCGTATGTCTACCGCTGCGAGGCAACGTCTGGCTAGGCCTGTGAGAGTCCGGGGCTCGAGTAGCGCGTTACTTTTGCTGTATGGTGGATAACGGACACGCTGTAAAGGAAAACCCCTCTAGTTCTGTTAAGTTGTTGGAGAGGCTGCCTACGTGCTACTTTAAAGGCCTCAATTTGTACCTTGATGTTGTGACTTGCATCAAGAACTACCTGGAGATTGTTGGTGGCAAGTCTGGTATGATTATCAATAAAACACGGAGGGGATAGTGAAGCTATTCGCGCCGACTCGTCGCAGAGCGGTGCGACCAAGGGTGGGCATCGAGCTGAGCGGCCGCCTGGGCACAGCTCCGGTTGACGTGCAAAAGTGACACTCCAATCTGCTGGAACTCGCGGCGAAGAACGATCACTTGTACGCCCGCGGTATGTGCGATATAATGAAGCTTATTGATGTGTGTATGGTGCTCGTTCCCAGCTGAAGATTCAGAGCGATCGGCCTGCTTACCTTGTCTAGACGCACGACGAGGTAGTCGATCACCTGAAAGGTCATATTCTCAAGCAATATGTGAAGAGCAAGGGCATAAACCCTGATGACTGCCCTGTTGGCAAGCCCACCTCCAACAATGTGATTGTAGCGCAGAAAGGTATCTGCGTGTGGAAGCTCCATGCGAAGGAAAAGGCTGCCCCTTGGTTATATGCTTTGACGAAGGGCAGCTACTACGCGATCAACTACGCTGCCAGGCTCATCGTCATATTCTGTCAGATCTCAGAGGGCATCGTgtgaaaaggagaaagcaaCCGCTTCTTCGATCTGCCGTGCAGCATCATGACTACTAACGTGATTCATGGCAGTATCGCTACCAACACGGTTCCCGCTGATTGCATTGACAACTATAAGCTCCGCAATCTAGCTTAGATGCCGCATGGGTATATCCAGAGTCGCGTTTCTGATGAGGTCTCGAACGATCTGCTTCCGGAAATGAAGAAGGGGGCACAGCAATGCTGACAGCATAATTGAAAACCTTACCGCCGCCCCCTAACTCTACAATGCTGACGAGAAGAATATCTTCACTGCGCTGGTACGTCCTCTGACTGGTGACTGGGACATGCACAAGGTTGGTGGCAGCGCGTAAACTGCCCAGTATGCTCTTATCAGCGTTCCAGTGATCATCTGCGGCCGTCTTGGCATCATCGTTGAGCACTAGGCGAACGAATTCGTTCCGCAGAAGAACCGGTGGGCTCTGGTAAACAGGGCATGAACCCTGTGCGCAGGTGTCAGGACACAAAGCCCCACATGTATGCGGCGCGGTAACTCCATTGATACGCTTTTTTAAGTTATCAACAAAAAGTGTGCTGTTGATAGCGGTATTGTGAACAGTACTGCGGGCGTGGTACATCATCTCTTTCGCCAGCGCTCTAgttcccctccttttctcgccTGTGCTAACTGTATCGGTCGTCGGTAACCGATGCTGTGCGTTCTCTCTGctttgaaaaaaaaaataagagaggaaaacaTTAT
Above is a genomic segment from Leishmania panamensis strain MHOM/PA/94/PSC-1 chromosome 7 sequence containing:
- a CDS encoding ubiquitin activating E1 enzyme, putative (TriTrypDB/GeneDB-style sysID: LpmP.07.0020); translation: MSTMRGKPHLTFSDLQLSIEVGFWEQLRQLKLTEWRLKEPHAALAGIMRVNVSDRVLLSPPNLVHLSAGSLHPSKLTQAAEENTVEVVNVQVQGTVKTFNFAEELNALDFRSALLSIAAETLLAPAVALHASAEEEADAWSKIPFATLCMFTYIDAKAYRFFHCEAFPCISIEDTLLVDSLVLGSLPALPFSAESAQAIHRHGTDLLRQKPEQGCNPFLSICANNSVEFVSFSPSAFVAATATKSNSVVLCFFDFSDTAGGVSLPARNLITCLRLAVPSLISLRLYALRTGGTEKSIFINLEFDALEESLVASLRERLTGASSADLARVRWKEEFPSLKAAGWRKKKIESLELGAFINSVQRADSDSRFNLELMKWRVLPSLALDQIAGCKALLLGTGTLGCNVARNLLMWGVRDFTLVDRGRVSFSNLARQSLFTFEAAKGGKTKVDAAAEAIHTIIPSAVVHPVPLTIHMPGHRIDEAQVDKALDEIRRLEELITDSDVVFLLTDSREARWMPTIIAAATGTPVINVALGFDTYVVMRHGVRAQTSCPNAIGEVECSASLHTDLGCYFCSDIIAPTDSLSFRALDEQCTVTRPAVSSIASAIAVELLAELYQHPSRFRCPAYRESAAGASDQGRCCLGVIPQQIRGSVFSHTMYHLCGERNPFCTACADVLLHAYREGGTEFLLRCVNSPLFIEEVCGVKALKAKWEADMNETHWSSDEDLVD
- a CDS encoding Isy1 splicing protein-like protein (TriTrypDB/GeneDB-style sysID: LpmP.07.0030) → MQDRLREIEGTLARSKERKNTILYKLSKRRQEEERLAKLGVERLPTNPREVDDEKVIKYVLFRLKQEIGDKTAQLRDPKLLSIDKDGEGVIRAKNAEVNKLLSRKCQWEARLSFLAGEPTLPRLRKKTFFGCAKELPEALVTRKRQRVEGEQEVGENEVANSSDEDELIADQVETEQPATRDQDYLERVAWLGTSAADLELARFERESEAKMRTKENVTAPRPGTSDLILSYCKDGKLMIPDEEHFKRKLVNNRKKALQERLTALRNKS
- a CDS encoding histone-lysine N-methyltransferase, putative (TriTrypDB/GeneDB-style sysID: LpmP.07.0040) → MPALRAKRARLDHGPKRPICRFLLSDAAIGKVTKDISAGTDAARSVTPRELGSGSPHDPIHLPLRKIPNDNGCYHCATDECCCVEFEKILSNTYAQLSKKRVVEVSGARQLCAKSLLTPFVSRLVHLMKITEQDTFYDFGCGNGSVLFQVACMTGAKCVGVEVSTHNADVAREAWQVLRQVLERKYKRPMPTVEIITADLAELISTPTYFEEEKGQTVILMSNLLFPKPLTHFLSERLRSTPVGTRILCFDDLYPHARSVATYRDPVAFELFDMKDYLWQEMSVEWCSMEGTFFIHTRK